A single Nycticebus coucang isolate mNycCou1 chromosome 16, mNycCou1.pri, whole genome shotgun sequence DNA region contains:
- the LOC128567420 gene encoding LOW QUALITY PROTEIN: replication factor C subunit 1-like (The sequence of the model RefSeq protein was modified relative to this genomic sequence to represent the inferred CDS: inserted 2 bases in 2 codons; deleted 1 base in 1 codon; substituted 1 base at 1 genomic stop codon), producing the protein MGSIEEEGAYAPSPLFCVCLNNHHCWSEESLCNFKREILISSRRNKDIRKFFGVIPGGKKLGSETVKKIEKTKSAEETLKTKKGIKEIKVNSSSKEDVSKQKQPNKKKRIVYDSDSESEETTQVKNAKKQEKLPLSSKRGKILRQDPVTYISETDEDDDFICKKTASKSKENGGSANSYLGASNTNKNEENTKTKNKPLSTIKLTPTSVLDYFGTRSVQRSDKKMVASKRKEPPENTDDSALNDEAIAKQLQLDEDAELERQLHEDEEFARTLAILDEEPKTKKALKDTEEGETFSSVQANLSKAEKHKYPHKVRTEQFSDERKSYSPKKQSTCESLIETQQHCKPSTHKTGESSSXKASSKLALTNKKESSYKETEPATSKRKDNAIELKGETKTPKKNKSSPAKKESVSPEDAEKKQSNYQAYRSYLNREGPKALGSKEIPKGAENCLEVLIFVITGMLESIERDEAKSLIERYGGKVTGNVSKKTSYLVMGRDSGQSKSDKAAALGTKIIDEDGLLNLIRTMPGKKSKYETVFEAEMKKEKSTLVKTPQKNEQGKRKMSPTKRESESKKKKLTPKRDISVKPVQKETSEFRRGLDFKKQVTEEPKARNSADDSSENKVENKVDKYKPTSLKTMIGQQGDQSCANKLLRWLRNWHESSSEDKKHATKFGKFAGKDDGSSFKAALLSGPPGVGKTTTASLVCQELGYTYVELNASDTRSKNSLKAVVAETLDNTSIKGFYSDGAASLGSMKHALIMDEVDGMAGSEDRGGIQELIGLIKHTKIPIICMCNDRNHPRIRSLVHYCSDLHFQRPQVEQIKGAMMSIAFKEGLKIPPPAMNEIILGANQDIRQVLHNLSMWCAGNKALTYDQAKADYHRAKKDIKLGPFHVARKVFAAGEDTAHMSLMDKSDLFFHDYXIAPXFVQENYLHVKPLAAGGDMKKHLMLLSRAADSICDGDLVDSQIRSKQNWTLLPTQAIYASVLSGELMRGYMTQFPSFPSWLGKHSSTGKHDRITQDLALHMSLRTYSSKRTVNLDYLSHMRVALVQPLTSQGVEGVQDVVALMDTYYLMKEDFENIMEISSWGGTPGLFSKLDPKVKAAFTRAYNKEAHLTPYSLQAVKTSRHSTGPSLDSEYNEELREDDSQADEKDQDAIETDAMIKRKTKSSKPLKPDKDESRKGKGKCLKK; encoded by the exons ATGGGGAGCATAGAGGAGGAG GGTGCATATGCACCATCTccccttttctgtgtgtgtttaaacAATCACCACTGTTGGAGTGAAGAATCACTGTGTAATTTCAAAAGGGAAATTCTCATTTCCTCCAGAAGGAATAAGGACATTAGGAAATTTTTTGGAGTTATACCGGGTGGAAAGAAACTTGGAAGTGAAACTGTAAAGAAGATTGAGAAAACAAAGTCTGctgaagaaacattaaaaacaaagaaaggaataaaggaaatcAAGGTAAATAGTTCTTCTAAGGAGGATGTCTCCAAACAGAAGcaaccaaacaagaaaaagaggATCGTCTATGATTCAGATTCAGAATCAGAGGAGACAACACAGGTAAAAAATgccaaaaagcaagaaaaattgcCATTGTCTTCTAAACGTGGTAAAATTTTACGGCAGGATCCTGTTACGTACAtttcagaaacagatgaagaCGACGACTTTATCTGTAAAAAGACAGCCTCTAAGTCAAAAGAGAATGGAGGATCTGCAAATAGTTATCTTGGAGCATCAAACACgaacaagaatgaagaaaacacCAAGACCAAGAATAAGCCTTTATCAACAATAAAGCTTACACCCACATCAGTGTTGGATTATTTTGGAACTAGAAGTGTCCAAAGATCAGATAAGAAGATGGTGGCAAGCAAAAGGAAAGAGCCTCCAGAAAACACAGATGATTCTGCATTAAATGATGAAGCCATCGCCAAGCAGCTGCAGCTTGATGAAGATGCAGAGCTGGAGCGGCAGCTGCATGAAGATGAAGAGTTTGCCAGAACATTGGCCATATTAGATGAGGAGCCCAAGACTAAAAAGGCTCTAAAGGACACAGAAGAGGGAGAGACATTTTCATCTGTCCAAGCCAATTTAAGTAAagcagaaaaacataaatatcctCATAAAGtaagaacagaacaattttcagatgAAAGAAAGAGCTACAGTCCTAAGAAGCAAAGTACATGTGAAAGTTTAATAGAAACTCAGCAACATTGCAAGCCATCAACTCACAAAACAGGCGAGTCCTCTT CAAAGGCCAGTTCTAAGCTGGCTCTTACGAATAAAAAAGAGAGCTCTTATAAAGAAACAGAGCCTGCAACCTCAAAAAGGAAAGACAATGCCATTGAATTGAAAGGAGAGACAAAAACtcctaagaaaaacaaaagttctcCAGCTAAAAAAGAGTCTGTAAGTCCTGAAGATGCTGAAAAGAAACAGAGTAATTATCAAGCTTATCGAAGTTATTTAAATCGAGAGGGTCCCAAAGCTTTGGGCTCCAAAGAAATACCAAAGGGAGCCGAAAATTGCTTGGAAGTCCTCATATTTGTAATCACAGGCATGCTGGAGTCCATTGAACGAGATGAAGCCAAGTCTCTAATTGAACGTTAT GGGGGGAAAGTAACAGGAAATGTCAGCAAGAAAACCAGCTACCTTGTCATGGGCCGTGACAGTGGACAGTCCAAGAGTGATAAGGCAGCAGCCTTGGGGACAAAAATTATTGATGAAGATGGCCTACTGAATCTGATCCGAACTATGCCAGGCAAGAAGTCCAAGTATGAAACAGTATTTGAAGCcgagatgaagaaagaaaagtccaCATTGGTGAAAACACCccaaaaaaatgaacaaggaaaaagaaaaatgagtccaACCAAAAGGGAATCagaatctaaaaaaaagaagctgacGCCGAAAAGGGACATTTCTGTAAAGCCGGTACAAAAGGAAACAAGTGAGTTTAGGAGAGGCCTGGACTTCAAGAAGCAGGTGACCGAGGAGCCAAAGGCTAGGAACTCGGCTGATGACAGCAGTGAAAACAAGGTGGAAAACAAGGTAGATAAATATAAGCCAACCTCACTTAAGACCATGATCGGACAACAAGGTGACCAGAGCTGTGCCAACAAACTCCTACGCTGGCTTCGAAACTGGCACGAGAGTTCTTCAGAAGATAAGAAACACGCAACAAAGTTTGGTAAATTCGCTGGCAAAGATGACGGCTCTAGCTTTAAAGCAGCATTACTCTCAGGGCCCCCAGGTGTTGGCAAAACCACCACAGCTTCTCTGGTGTGTCAGGAATTGGGATATACCTACGTGGAACTGAATGCAAGTGATACTCGGAGTAAAAACAGTTTGAAGGCAGTTGTTGCCGAGACCCTGGATAATACCAGCATCAAAGGCTTCTATTCAGATGGAGCAGCCTCCTTAGGAAGCATGAAGCACGCCCTCATCATGGACGAGGTGGATGGCATGGCAGGcagtgaggacagaggagggattCAGGAATTAATTGGCCTCATAAAACATACTAAAATCCCCATTATATGTATGTGCAATGATAGAAATCATCCCAGGATCCGCTCTTTGGTTCACTATTGTTCTGATCTTCATTTTCAAAGACCTCAGGTTGAACAGATTAAGGGTGCTATGATGTCTATTGCATTCAAAGAGGGTTTAAAGATTCCCCCTCCAGctatgaatgaaataattttgggAGCCAATCAAGATATCAGACAGGTTTTACATAATCTGAGTATGTGGTGTGCAGGAAATAAGGCATTGACCTATGACCAGGCCAAGGCTGATTATCATAGAGCCAAAAAGGATATCAAACTGGGCccatttcatgttgccaggaaaGTGTTTGCAGCTGGAGAGGACACTGCTCATATGTCACTTATGGATAAGTCAGATCTCTTTTTTCATGATTATTAAATAGCAC TGTTTGTCCAGGAGAACTACCTACATGTGAAGCCTCTAGCTGCAGGGGGTGACATGAAAAAGCACTTGATGCTTTTAAGCCGAGCAGCAGATAGCATATGTGATGGGGACTTAGTGGACAGTCAGATCCGGAGTAAGCAAAACTGGACTCTTTTGCCTACACAGGCCATTTATGCCAGTGTTCTTTCTGGAGAGTTGATGAGGGGCTACATGACCCAGTTTCCTAGCTTTCCGAGCTGGCTGGGGAAGCACTCATCTACAGGCAAACATGATCGTATCACTCAGGACCTAGCATTGCACATGAGTCTCAGAACTTACTCCAGCAAAAGGACTGTAAACTTGGATTATCTGTCACACATGAGGGTTGCACTTGTACAGCCCTTGACCTCACAAGGGGTAGAAGGAGTCCAGGATGTTGTTGCACTTATGGACACGTATTACTTGATGAAAGAAGACTTTGAGAATATCATGGAAATTAGCAGCTGGGGTGGCACACCTGGTCTCTTTTCCAAGCTGGATCCCAAGGTGAAAGCAGCCTTCACAAGAGCTTACAATAAGGAAGCCCACCTTACTCCATATTCACTTCAGGCAGTAAAGACATCGAGACACAGCACAGGCCCATCACTGGATTCTGAATATAATGAAGAGTTACGTGAGGATGACTCTCAAGCTGATGAGAAAGACCAGGATGCTATAGAAACTGATGCTATGATCAAGAGAAAGACAAAGTCTTCAAAGCCTttaaaaccagacaaagatgagtccagaaaaggaaaaggaaaatgtttgaagaaatga